In one window of Haemophilus parainfluenzae DNA:
- a CDS encoding TrmH family RNA methyltransferase, which yields MSNSRKPSFQTNSTKSFQERRPERAFNDKERRFDDRRNNEKRGENRPHFDKKWDVRKSSRGFQQQEVREPKIAELSLNKANGESGLVKVTVKSTGVSYKPKEKKTGALSPRAPEKIKKNRAEEMKVYGENACLELFAERPESIVRVWATVQMAHRIGEIFSYLAANKKVYHVVDSDELSLVSGTEHHGGICMLVKKQRAFSLQGYLDVPRQEDCLVVLDQINNAQNLGGVVRTCAFYGIKNVVTNQVEQLYAPAAMRVAEGGMEHIRILETESTEIALAALRKAGYQIIHVSTNKQGVALEQLKFAEKVALVLSEGSTDDIREKQDVNVRLSLSNPLKAGLNIAVNTGILLAHWYVK from the coding sequence ATGAGCAATTCACGCAAACCATCATTCCAAACCAATTCCACTAAATCTTTTCAAGAGCGTAGACCAGAACGAGCATTTAATGACAAAGAACGTCGCTTTGATGATCGTCGTAATAATGAAAAACGTGGGGAAAATCGACCGCACTTTGATAAAAAATGGGATGTTCGTAAATCTTCTCGAGGTTTTCAGCAGCAAGAAGTGAGAGAACCGAAAATTGCGGAACTTTCATTAAATAAAGCCAATGGCGAAAGTGGCTTGGTAAAAGTAACAGTAAAAAGTACGGGTGTGAGTTATAAACCGAAAGAAAAGAAAACGGGTGCATTATCACCACGAGCACCGGAGAAAATTAAAAAGAACCGTGCTGAAGAAATGAAAGTGTATGGTGAAAATGCGTGCTTAGAATTGTTTGCTGAGCGTCCGGAGAGCATCGTTCGTGTATGGGCAACGGTGCAAATGGCACATCGAATTGGCGAGATTTTCAGTTATTTAGCTGCAAATAAAAAAGTGTATCACGTGGTGGATAGCGATGAGCTAAGCTTAGTAAGCGGTACGGAGCATCATGGCGGCATTTGTATGTTAGTGAAAAAGCAACGTGCTTTTTCTTTGCAAGGTTATTTAGATGTACCGCGTCAAGAAGACTGTTTAGTGGTGCTTGATCAAATCAATAATGCGCAAAACCTAGGTGGCGTTGTGCGTACTTGCGCCTTCTACGGCATTAAAAATGTGGTGACAAATCAAGTTGAACAGCTTTATGCGCCCGCTGCTATGCGTGTAGCGGAAGGCGGAATGGAGCATATTCGTATTTTAGAAACAGAAAGTACGGAAATCGCTTTAGCGGCTTTACGCAAAGCTGGTTATCAGATTATTCATGTATCAACCAATAAACAAGGTGTTGCGTTGGAACAACTCAAATTTGCAGAGAAAGTCGCGTTGGTATTGAGTGAAGGTAGTACGGATGATATTCGTGAGAAACAAGATGTAAATGTGCGTCTTTCTTTAAGTAATCCATTAAAAGCAGGATTAAATATTGCAGTAAATACAGGGATTTTATTAGCACATTGGTATGTGAAATAA